Proteins from a genomic interval of Nostoc sp. TCL240-02:
- a CDS encoding Coq4 family protein: MENVITYNNDKGLLAYIQFLASSVQKIGEGNTDRVFDFEDALDQTEMAQLAVDELKKIPEINALFTERWLPAPFNLDDLAKLPEGTLGHVYAREMKARGFDPYFYKKVPVVDDISYLKMLWRSTHDIYHVVAGFDTNVIGEIGLQAFFLAQTPIPINIMLLSFGMVMISLYQPTNLKDLMTEISRGYKLGSHTPGKFIAQKWDQLWDVQVSEIREHLGVNSIP; encoded by the coding sequence ATGGAGAATGTAATTACTTACAACAACGATAAAGGACTCCTTGCTTACATTCAATTTCTAGCATCTAGTGTCCAAAAAATTGGAGAAGGTAATACTGATAGAGTATTTGACTTCGAGGACGCACTCGACCAAACAGAAATGGCACAGCTAGCTGTTGATGAATTAAAAAAAATCCCTGAAATCAACGCTTTGTTTACAGAACGCTGGCTACCAGCTCCTTTCAATTTAGATGATTTAGCCAAACTCCCAGAAGGAACACTAGGTCATGTTTATGCCAGAGAAATGAAAGCTAGAGGATTTGATCCCTACTTTTATAAAAAAGTTCCTGTTGTTGATGACATTTCCTATCTTAAAATGCTTTGGAGATCCACCCATGACATATATCATGTAGTTGCTGGATTTGACACAAATGTAATTGGTGAAATTGGTCTACAAGCTTTTTTCTTAGCTCAGACTCCAATTCCCATCAATATCATGCTTTTGAGTTTTGGCATGGTGATGATTAGCCTTTATCAACCTACTAATTTGAAAGATTTAATGACAGAAATATCTCGTGGCTACAAGTTGGGATCTCACACTCCAGGCAAGTTTATCGCGCAAAAATGGGATCAACTTTGGGATGTACAAGTTAGCGAAATTCGTGAGCATCTGGGAGTAAATTCTATTCCGTAA